One stretch of Halobacillus litoralis DNA includes these proteins:
- a CDS encoding putative peptidoglycan binding domain-containing protein produces the protein MDLRVDDHLDPIEELDRIYQLQQLYFGETDPEDVLEVRNYVKGGVLQHLTRLGYISTQELSDEELYEALITYLHTKNFEARPVFYLVYR, from the coding sequence GTGGATCTGCGCGTGGACGATCACCTAGATCCGATTGAAGAGCTGGACCGGATCTATCAGCTGCAGCAGTTATATTTCGGTGAAACAGATCCGGAGGATGTCCTTGAAGTTAGGAATTACGTCAAAGGCGGAGTGCTTCAACACTTGACTCGATTAGGTTACATTTCTACTCAGGAGTTGAGTGACGAAGAACTTTATGAAGCGTTAATTACCTACCTTCACACAAAAAACTTTGAAGCGCGTCCGGTTTTTTACTTAGTTTACCGATAG
- a CDS encoding DUF1569 domain-containing protein has protein sequence MNNIFEITYTDEILNRIENLNVNSQPKWGKMDAAQMLAHCSSFQDIAMGYSFPPRGWLGVLVGRFAKPIFYNDKPLDHNMSTIPTILITSKKDFEMEREKLKQKIILFQKNGPEACTDHPHPFFGKLTSEQWGKGIYKHLDHHLKQFGV, from the coding sequence ATGAATAATATTTTTGAGATCACGTATACAGATGAAATATTAAATCGTATCGAAAACTTAAATGTTAATTCGCAGCCAAAATGGGGGAAAATGGATGCAGCTCAAATGTTAGCTCATTGCTCATCTTTCCAAGATATCGCAATGGGATATTCTTTCCCCCCAAGAGGTTGGTTAGGGGTATTAGTAGGTAGATTCGCAAAACCCATCTTTTATAATGACAAACCTTTAGACCACAATATGTCGACTATTCCAACCATTTTGATTACATCTAAAAAAGATTTTGAAATGGAAAGAGAAAAACTGAAACAAAAAATAATCCTATTTCAAAAGAATGGACCAGAGGCTTGTACAGACCACCCACATCCTTTTTTCGGAAAACTTACTTCCGAACAATGGGGAAAAGGAATTTACAAGCATCTTGACCACCATTTAAAACAATTCGGTGTTTAA
- a CDS encoding methionine ABC transporter permease produces the protein MVEQLINLWPELNKSFLETLIMVGIGLFVALIAGLPLGLLLFVTDRDLFLENRLVKSIVGVVVNLIRSVPFIILLVFLFPFTNFLIGSTTGPVAASVALSVAAIPFYARIVESSARDIDKGVIEAAIACGASPWLIIKDIIFPEIKSGLISGLTITAISLIGYSAMAGAIGGGGIGDLAIRYGYYRYDNFVMFTTVILLIVLVQIVQYTGDYIAKTVKKN, from the coding sequence ATGGTCGAACAGCTGATCAATCTCTGGCCAGAGCTGAATAAATCCTTCCTAGAAACACTGATCATGGTAGGCATCGGTCTTTTCGTCGCTTTAATCGCAGGTCTACCGCTCGGGCTGCTTTTGTTTGTGACAGACCGTGATCTGTTCCTTGAGAATCGACTCGTCAAAAGCATTGTGGGCGTTGTGGTGAACCTGATTCGTTCGGTTCCGTTCATCATATTACTTGTTTTCCTGTTTCCTTTTACAAACTTTTTAATCGGATCAACCACAGGTCCGGTAGCGGCTTCCGTAGCCCTATCTGTAGCTGCGATCCCTTTTTACGCAAGAATTGTGGAATCATCGGCGCGTGATATTGACAAAGGGGTAATCGAAGCGGCCATCGCCTGCGGGGCTTCTCCTTGGTTAATCATCAAGGATATCATTTTCCCGGAAATCAAATCGGGGCTGATCAGCGGATTGACCATCACAGCGATCAGTTTGATTGGATACTCAGCCATGGCAGGTGCCATCGGAGGTGGTGGAATCGGAGACCTGGCGATTCGTTATGGGTACTATCGCTACGATAACTTTGTCATGTTCACGACCGTCATCCTGCTTATTGTCCTTGTCCAAATCGTGCAGTACACAGGCGATTACATTGCAAAAACTGTGAAAAAGAATTAA
- a CDS encoding methionine ABC transporter ATP-binding protein, with protein sequence MISLEQLSKVYQSKAKTVIGVDDVSLDIKKGEIFGVVGYSGAGKSTLLRCMNILERPTEGKVMVDGIDLMTLNAKELRKARQSIGMIFQGFHLAMAKTVLENVAFALKASGVNRQERKRRAQELLDLVGLSDKASAYPAQLSGGQKQRVSIARSLANDPKVLLCDEATSALDPNTTQSILTLLKKINRELGLTIVLITHEMEVVKEICDRCAVMEDGKIVEQGSTYEIFAAPENELTKRFIQTVIDFRIPEKILSERKGTIVHMTFKGDSANDSIVSDLLQGYNLRANILHGKIDYIQYQALGTFVMELTGEQKVVKQAIQELKDKLGEVEVLQDGRTADQSLARAE encoded by the coding sequence ATGATTTCATTGGAACAACTGAGCAAAGTCTATCAATCCAAGGCGAAAACCGTGATCGGAGTCGATGACGTCTCATTGGATATCAAGAAAGGTGAGATTTTTGGAGTCGTCGGGTACAGCGGGGCTGGGAAAAGCACCCTGCTGCGATGCATGAACATTCTAGAACGCCCGACAGAAGGGAAGGTCATGGTGGATGGAATCGATCTCATGACCTTGAATGCCAAAGAACTAAGAAAGGCGAGACAATCGATTGGGATGATCTTTCAAGGTTTTCACCTCGCGATGGCGAAAACCGTTTTAGAAAATGTGGCTTTTGCTCTTAAAGCTTCAGGCGTCAACCGTCAGGAAAGAAAAAGAAGGGCGCAGGAATTATTGGACCTCGTCGGTTTGTCAGATAAAGCCAGCGCGTATCCTGCCCAGTTAAGTGGAGGTCAAAAACAGAGAGTGAGCATTGCGAGATCTCTGGCCAATGACCCTAAGGTGCTTTTATGTGATGAAGCCACCTCAGCGTTAGATCCGAACACGACACAATCCATTCTGACGTTGTTGAAGAAGATCAACCGAGAGCTTGGACTGACCATTGTCCTCATTACTCATGAAATGGAAGTCGTAAAAGAAATCTGCGACCGCTGTGCCGTTATGGAAGACGGAAAAATTGTGGAACAGGGGTCTACATACGAGATCTTCGCTGCCCCTGAAAACGAACTGACGAAACGCTTCATCCAAACGGTGATCGACTTCCGCATCCCGGAAAAGATCCTGTCAGAAAGGAAAGGAACCATCGTACATATGACGTTTAAAGGGGACTCGGCCAACGATTCTATTGTGTCAGACCTCTTACAAGGGTATAACTTACGGGCGAACATCCTCCATGGGAAGATCGATTACATCCAGTACCAGGCTCTTGGCACCTTTGTGATGGAATTGACCGGAGAACAAAAGGTCGTCAAACAGGCTATACAAGAATTGAAAGATAAGCTTGGAGAAGTGGAGGTGCTGCAAGATGGTCGAACAGCTGATCAATCTCTGGCCAGAGCTGAATAA
- a CDS encoding MetQ/NlpA family ABC transporter substrate-binding protein gives MKKIILLCVTLLSIAFLAACGEDEESADASGKDTIRFGATAGPYSDMVTKAIAPLLEEKGYEVTNKEFTDYVQPNKALANGDLDANLFQHKIYLESFAKENNLDLSEVIIVPTAPMGIYSNTYEDIESIEEGSTMGVPNDPTNLARALIVLEDEGLVEVDDSVDPLRASLNDITKNKKDIQFVEVEAGQLPRLVDSEDLSMVPGNYALAAGMDLLNALALEDMPDDYRNRVAVNTEDLDAQFVKDIKEVVESEEFEKIIDEQFKGFGKPQWMKE, from the coding sequence ATGAAAAAAATCATTCTGTTATGTGTTACTTTACTATCGATTGCATTTCTCGCTGCGTGTGGCGAGGATGAAGAAAGTGCAGACGCTTCTGGAAAAGACACGATTCGATTTGGAGCCACTGCCGGACCATATAGCGATATGGTCACGAAAGCGATCGCTCCACTATTAGAAGAAAAGGGATACGAAGTGACGAACAAAGAATTCACGGACTATGTCCAACCTAACAAAGCCCTGGCAAACGGCGATTTGGATGCCAACCTTTTTCAGCATAAAATCTACTTAGAGTCTTTCGCCAAGGAAAACAATCTCGATCTATCTGAAGTCATCATCGTCCCGACAGCGCCGATGGGGATTTACTCCAATACATACGAGGATATAGAAAGTATTGAAGAAGGTAGCACGATGGGAGTCCCGAACGACCCAACCAACCTGGCTCGTGCTTTGATCGTGCTTGAGGATGAAGGTCTCGTTGAGGTTGACGACAGTGTCGATCCATTGCGTGCATCATTGAACGATATTACGAAGAATAAGAAAGATATCCAGTTTGTCGAAGTGGAAGCTGGCCAACTGCCGCGTCTTGTCGATAGCGAAGATTTATCCATGGTTCCAGGGAACTATGCCTTGGCAGCGGGAATGGACCTCTTGAATGCCTTAGCGCTTGAAGATATGCCGGATGACTACCGTAACCGTGTAGCAGTCAATACGGAAGATCTTGATGCACAGTTCGTAAAAGATATTAAAGAAGTTGTGGAATCAGAGGAATTTGAAAAAATCATCGATGAACAATTCAAAGGCTTTGGAAAACCACAATGGATGAAAGAGTAG
- a CDS encoding NAD(FAD)-utilizing dehydrogenase — MYDVTIIGAGVSGVFLAYTLAKEHPEWNIHVIDKGKPLVERTCGLQQEGCTCEGPCDRYVGFAGLGKSEGKFNYTNDFGGQLGRKIGEKETLALMEEVDELLCSYGGNLVERYSTKNEKLSAKAAQHSLRVFSTEVRHLGTQLARGIFQRMYEEMSEKITFTFEADVTAVTKEEGLFSIDTNHGRFESRKVVLATGMSGSDWLKSKTAELGLKAGETRLDLGIRVEMRGNQLDAILQETFETKLHYITERFSATTYCMNPRGRIVRKYQHGLVMADGQNQNEEEPSQNLNFTLFVPRYYKDQAEAMAEAHRVIGGINQGKGRIVAQKLGDLLEGNPSDRLSSEVIHPSLEAEAGDLQKEVPPLYIEALLEFFEALEGLLGEKIDRDTILYGLDSKFYEAKIFTDKHFETELSGLYLIGDCSGETHSLSQAAASGIYLARCMKA, encoded by the coding sequence GTGTATGACGTGACGATCATTGGTGCCGGCGTCAGCGGTGTGTTCCTTGCTTACACGTTAGCGAAAGAACATCCGGAATGGAACATTCATGTAATCGATAAAGGAAAACCTCTGGTTGAACGGACGTGTGGATTACAGCAGGAAGGGTGCACATGTGAAGGGCCGTGCGATCGGTACGTTGGATTTGCAGGGTTGGGGAAATCAGAAGGAAAATTCAATTATACGAACGACTTTGGTGGACAGTTGGGAAGGAAGATCGGGGAAAAAGAAACGCTTGCGCTCATGGAAGAAGTTGATGAGCTTTTGTGTTCTTATGGTGGCAACCTTGTGGAGAGATACAGTACGAAAAATGAGAAACTCTCTGCAAAAGCAGCCCAGCATTCCCTGCGAGTTTTCTCGACGGAAGTGCGCCATTTGGGGACACAACTCGCCCGGGGAATCTTTCAACGCATGTATGAGGAGATGTCTGAAAAGATAACCTTCACTTTCGAAGCGGATGTCACAGCAGTTACAAAAGAAGAAGGTCTGTTTTCAATCGATACCAACCACGGACGGTTCGAAAGCAGGAAAGTTGTGTTAGCGACAGGAATGAGTGGGAGTGACTGGCTGAAATCCAAGACAGCAGAATTAGGCCTGAAAGCAGGCGAGACACGGTTGGATCTTGGGATCAGAGTGGAGATGCGCGGCAATCAGCTCGATGCCATCCTCCAGGAAACCTTTGAGACGAAGCTGCATTACATAACCGAGCGTTTTTCCGCCACCACCTACTGCATGAATCCGCGCGGAAGGATCGTACGTAAGTATCAGCATGGTCTGGTGATGGCAGATGGTCAGAACCAGAACGAGGAGGAGCCGAGTCAAAATTTGAATTTCACTCTTTTCGTGCCGCGGTACTACAAAGATCAAGCCGAAGCCATGGCAGAAGCTCATCGTGTCATTGGAGGCATCAATCAAGGAAAGGGAAGGATTGTGGCGCAAAAGTTGGGAGATCTATTGGAAGGCAACCCGTCGGATCGCCTTTCTTCAGAAGTGATCCATCCCTCTTTGGAGGCGGAAGCTGGAGATCTCCAAAAAGAAGTTCCGCCTCTCTATATAGAAGCGCTTCTGGAGTTTTTCGAGGCGCTGGAAGGGCTGCTTGGGGAGAAAATCGATCGCGACACCATCCTTTATGGGCTGGACAGCAAATTTTATGAAGCGAAGATCTTCACAGATAAGCATTTTGAAACAGAGCTGTCAGGGTTGTATTTGATCGGGGACTGCTCAGGGGAAACGCACTCGTTGTCGCAGGCGGCGGCGAGCGGCATTTACTTAGCCCGTTGTATGAAAGCTTAG
- a CDS encoding DMT family transporter, protein MVMLFGYIISSNRKLLKIKLADSRYFFGTGVISIALFNWCLFSAIEATSMSIAFVLLYTAPVFVTIFSKVFFKEAWTGKKLIALVTTFTGCTFVIGLLPELQASLSLVGLLFGLGSGLFYALYSIFGKVVLKKYPSLTVTFYTFAFATIAVVPFSGLWNNAAFLTDIRVWLLIVGLGLISTVLPFLLYTKGLEHVESSRASIVATIEPVVATLVGYFVYAEVMTIYQYAGVVLVLLSVIIVQESKKKPAQQREKSAS, encoded by the coding sequence ATGGTGATGCTGTTCGGCTACATCATCAGTTCTAATCGGAAGCTTTTGAAAATAAAACTTGCAGACTCGCGCTATTTCTTCGGAACAGGTGTCATCAGCATCGCTTTGTTCAACTGGTGTCTGTTCAGCGCCATCGAGGCGACTTCGATGTCGATTGCTTTCGTCCTCCTTTATACAGCGCCTGTTTTCGTGACCATTTTTTCAAAGGTGTTTTTCAAAGAAGCCTGGACAGGAAAAAAACTGATCGCCCTCGTCACAACTTTTACCGGGTGCACCTTCGTCATCGGATTGCTTCCGGAACTGCAGGCCTCCTTGTCGCTGGTCGGCTTACTTTTTGGACTGGGTTCCGGACTGTTTTACGCGCTTTACAGCATCTTCGGCAAGGTCGTTTTGAAAAAGTACCCTTCCTTGACAGTGACCTTCTATACGTTTGCCTTCGCAACCATTGCGGTGGTCCCTTTCAGCGGGCTATGGAACAATGCGGCATTCCTGACTGACATCCGTGTCTGGCTGTTGATTGTCGGCCTCGGACTCATCTCGACCGTTCTGCCTTTCCTTCTCTACACCAAAGGCCTCGAACATGTGGAATCGAGCCGCGCTTCCATCGTCGCCACTATTGAACCCGTTGTCGCGACGCTCGTTGGTTACTTCGTTTATGCGGAAGTGATGACGATCTACCAATATGCAGGAGTCGTGCTCGTGCTTTTATCTGTCATTATTGTTCAGGAGTCTAAAAAGAAGCCTGCGCAACAGAGGGAGAAGTCCGCTTCTTGA
- a CDS encoding pullulanase, which translates to MRKQWWKVVISVVLVFLLASPTSLTSVSSTKTFAETNETVTIHYKRLDGNYEGWGLHLWNQDGSNPAIEQGTDWSDPVEFTNETDFGMSVEIPVIDIKNGLNFIVHKGDMKDTPNDRSFPTTGETEFWLVQGKEEVYLEEPVLTTYVESARIKNDTLISAKMSQVIESADRSDFVLMGADGERVDIESADVDGQDVRLETAEALDLTQTYTIEYGDEETNVIVDWKLMDEKFAYDGDDLGATLHDDGTAELKLWSPIATDVSVVLYDKDDQYEVVNRDIPMGKGDDGVWSVTLDESNTGIKDLNSYYYQYKIEAYGEEKLALDPYAKSMAASNNEDNDDVGKAAIVDPSDIGPKLDFAKIKGYEKREDAIIWETHVRDFTSDPSIEGELDSQFGTFNAFVEKLDYVKELGVTHIQLLPVMKYYFGDEFNSSTREREYSASGNNYNWGYDPHSYFALSGMYSERQEDPEERIEEFKQLIDEIHKRKMGVILDVVYNHTAKVSILEDLVPNYYHFMDEEGNTKTGYGGGKVGTTHEMSRKLMVDSIEYWVDEFKVDGFRFDLMGDLDAESVQAAYDAAEALNPNILMLGEGWRTYAGDNGGEGVQPADQDWMDETDGVAVFSDEIRNELKSGFGSEGEPRFITGGARNIDTIFNNIKGQPGNVTEDDPGDIVQYIAAHDNLTLHDVIAQSIKKDPAKHEEEIQKRIRLGNSMILTSQGISFLHAGQEYGRTKQWKANGVPEDKWTYMEDENWNPFEDPYFIHDSYDSTDVINQFDWQAVSQPSIQQETMEYTKGLIELRRWTDAFRLGSEEAVEENVKLLEAPEIQETDLMLAYKAVDPGKKAKGSYFVFINADDESRTLTLDENLKKGKVLVDNDEAGHKKVKDPSGFELSKGGITIDPLTTVVIHTK; encoded by the coding sequence ATGAGGAAACAGTGGTGGAAGGTTGTTATCAGTGTTGTGCTTGTGTTTTTGCTGGCGAGCCCGACCTCTTTAACATCGGTCAGCTCAACAAAAACTTTTGCAGAAACAAATGAAACCGTTACCATTCATTACAAACGATTGGATGGAAATTACGAAGGCTGGGGACTGCACCTATGGAATCAGGACGGATCCAACCCTGCGATTGAACAAGGAACGGATTGGTCGGATCCTGTGGAATTTACGAATGAAACGGACTTCGGAATGTCCGTGGAAATCCCGGTCATCGACATCAAGAACGGATTGAATTTCATCGTACATAAGGGGGATATGAAAGATACTCCAAATGATAGAAGTTTTCCAACAACCGGTGAAACAGAGTTCTGGCTGGTCCAAGGCAAGGAGGAAGTCTATCTCGAGGAACCTGTACTGACGACTTACGTCGAGTCGGCGAGAATCAAGAACGACACGCTCATTTCAGCGAAGATGAGCCAGGTGATTGAAAGTGCAGATCGTTCTGATTTTGTTCTGATGGGCGCAGATGGAGAGCGCGTCGACATTGAATCTGCTGATGTGGATGGACAAGACGTTCGTCTTGAAACAGCAGAAGCGCTGGATCTCACTCAGACTTACACCATCGAGTATGGAGATGAAGAAACGAATGTGATTGTAGACTGGAAGTTGATGGATGAAAAGTTCGCTTATGACGGAGATGACCTCGGAGCGACGTTACATGACGACGGTACAGCCGAATTGAAGCTTTGGTCACCGATCGCAACCGATGTGTCTGTCGTTCTTTATGATAAAGACGATCAGTACGAAGTCGTGAACCGTGATATCCCGATGGGAAAAGGGGACGATGGCGTCTGGTCGGTGACGCTGGATGAGTCCAATACGGGGATCAAAGACCTCAACAGCTACTACTATCAATATAAAATCGAAGCGTATGGAGAAGAGAAGCTTGCCCTTGATCCTTACGCTAAATCCATGGCGGCTTCGAACAATGAGGATAACGATGATGTAGGAAAAGCGGCGATTGTCGATCCTTCTGACATCGGTCCTAAACTTGACTTTGCCAAAATCAAAGGCTATGAAAAGCGTGAAGATGCAATCATTTGGGAGACACACGTCCGTGACTTCACATCTGACCCGAGCATCGAAGGGGAATTAGATTCCCAGTTCGGAACGTTCAATGCTTTTGTAGAAAAACTCGACTATGTAAAAGAGCTCGGTGTGACACACATCCAACTGCTCCCTGTCATGAAGTATTATTTCGGGGATGAGTTCAACAGCAGCACACGTGAGCGTGAGTATTCCGCTTCGGGGAACAATTACAACTGGGGCTATGATCCTCACAGCTACTTCGCTCTTTCCGGCATGTATTCCGAGCGTCAGGAAGATCCGGAAGAAAGAATCGAAGAGTTCAAGCAGCTGATTGACGAAATCCACAAACGCAAGATGGGCGTCATTTTGGATGTCGTGTACAATCACACAGCCAAAGTGAGTATCCTGGAAGACCTTGTCCCGAACTATTATCACTTCATGGATGAGGAAGGGAATACCAAAACAGGTTACGGCGGAGGAAAAGTGGGAACGACACACGAAATGTCCCGTAAGCTTATGGTCGATTCAATCGAATACTGGGTTGATGAATTCAAAGTGGACGGCTTCCGTTTCGACTTGATGGGTGATTTGGATGCAGAAAGTGTCCAAGCCGCTTACGACGCAGCAGAAGCTTTGAACCCGAACATTTTGATGCTCGGAGAAGGTTGGAGAACGTATGCCGGTGATAACGGAGGAGAAGGCGTTCAACCGGCCGATCAGGATTGGATGGATGAAACAGATGGAGTGGCGGTCTTCTCTGATGAGATCAGGAATGAATTGAAGTCCGGTTTCGGCAGTGAAGGGGAACCGCGTTTCATCACAGGCGGCGCTCGTAACATCGATACCATTTTCAACAACATCAAAGGACAGCCTGGAAATGTGACAGAAGATGATCCAGGCGATATCGTACAGTACATCGCGGCCCACGACAACTTGACGCTTCATGATGTCATCGCACAGTCGATCAAAAAGGATCCGGCGAAGCATGAAGAAGAAATCCAGAAGCGGATCCGTCTTGGGAATTCTATGATTCTGACAAGTCAGGGAATCTCTTTCCTTCATGCTGGTCAGGAATATGGCCGTACGAAGCAGTGGAAAGCAAATGGGGTTCCAGAGGATAAGTGGACCTACATGGAAGATGAAAACTGGAATCCGTTCGAGGATCCTTACTTCATCCATGATTCCTATGATTCTACGGATGTGATCAACCAGTTCGACTGGCAGGCCGTATCACAGCCGAGCATCCAACAGGAAACGATGGAATATACGAAAGGCTTGATTGAACTGAGACGCTGGACCGATGCTTTCCGCCTTGGTTCTGAGGAAGCCGTTGAAGAAAACGTTAAGCTTTTGGAGGCTCCTGAAATCCAGGAGACCGATTTGATGCTCGCTTATAAAGCTGTCGATCCTGGCAAGAAAGCGAAAGGAAGCTATTTCGTGTTCATCAACGCCGATGATGAATCACGTACGTTGACTTTAGATGAGAACTTGAAAAAAGGAAAAGTGCTCGTCGACAATGATGAAGCTGGACACAAAAAAGTGAAAGACCCATCCGGTTTCGAGCTGAGTAAAGGTGGAATTACCATCGATCCATTGACGACGGTTGTCATCCATACAAAATAA
- a CDS encoding alpha/beta fold hydrolase — MKTTRSKDGTTLAYDVYGNGPPLIYITGASCHRSFKPIVQDAKIFSSEFTVYNYDRRGRGDSGNTLPYSIEREIEDIEAMIDAAGGMAHLYGHSSGAVIALEAALRLGNKVQKVTMYDAPYVRDEKEKAEYKQLSQKIHKLLENEKNSEAMLTFLKGIGMPKIFVLLLPLFHGWKTTKALAPTLAYDITLTQDMPPVKRATQISIPIQIIVGEKSPASINDVGRQLTKAIPNAKFVQLAKQDHMVDGKKLLPILSTFLK, encoded by the coding sequence ATGAAAACAACCCGGTCAAAAGACGGCACAACCTTAGCGTACGATGTCTACGGTAATGGTCCACCTCTAATTTACATAACGGGAGCAAGTTGCCATCGCTCATTTAAGCCTATCGTGCAAGATGCCAAAATATTTTCCTCTGAATTCACTGTTTACAATTACGACCGTCGTGGACGAGGCGATAGTGGTAACACACTGCCTTATTCTATAGAACGTGAAATCGAAGATATCGAAGCTATGATTGATGCGGCAGGCGGCATGGCGCATTTATATGGCCATTCTTCTGGTGCTGTGATTGCTCTTGAGGCAGCTCTTCGACTTGGCAATAAAGTGCAAAAAGTAACTATGTATGATGCGCCATATGTACGTGACGAGAAAGAAAAAGCCGAATACAAACAATTAAGCCAAAAAATACACAAACTTCTCGAAAATGAGAAAAATTCAGAAGCAATGCTTACCTTTTTAAAGGGGATAGGGATGCCCAAGATCTTTGTTTTATTGTTGCCGTTATTTCATGGCTGGAAAACTACGAAAGCTCTAGCTCCGACCCTTGCTTATGATATTACTCTAACTCAGGATATGCCACCCGTTAAACGAGCTACTCAAATTTCCATACCTATACAAATAATTGTTGGTGAAAAAAGTCCGGCTTCAATAAATGATGTTGGTCGTCAACTAACAAAGGCAATTCCAAACGCAAAATTTGTACAACTTGCAAAGCAAGACCATATGGTTGACGGAAAAAAACTGCTGCCAATACTTTCGACATTTCTCAAGTAA
- a CDS encoding GNAT family N-acetyltransferase — protein sequence MNPVMRDVKTNIETERLILKMPEPGDGRAVNAAIQRSVNELKPWLGFVQETPTVEDTEANAREAHAKFLLRQNLRYLVFLKEDRTFVGSTGFHRMDWDVPKFEIGYWMDTAHSGKGYMREAVEALTAYALHDLGGARVEIRCESENKRSRAIPESLGFELEGILRNDDLSVDGKRLTDTCIYAKVHVKGE from the coding sequence ATGAATCCAGTTATGCGAGACGTCAAAACAAATATAGAAACAGAACGGTTAATTTTGAAAATGCCGGAGCCCGGTGACGGAAGAGCCGTCAATGCAGCGATTCAAAGGTCTGTGAATGAATTGAAGCCATGGCTTGGATTCGTCCAGGAGACGCCGACCGTCGAAGATACAGAAGCAAACGCGAGGGAAGCGCACGCAAAGTTTTTGCTGCGGCAGAACTTGCGGTATCTGGTTTTTCTGAAAGAGGATCGGACCTTCGTCGGCTCGACAGGCTTTCATCGAATGGACTGGGATGTGCCGAAGTTCGAGATCGGCTACTGGATGGATACGGCTCATAGTGGAAAAGGTTACATGCGGGAAGCGGTGGAGGCGTTGACGGCGTATGCCTTGCATGATTTAGGTGGAGCGCGTGTGGAAATCCGCTGCGAATCGGAAAATAAAAGAAGCCGCGCGATCCCGGAGTCTCTAGGTTTTGAGCTTGAAGGAATCCTACGTAACGACGATCTCTCTGTAGATGGGAAGCGTTTGACCGATACGTGCATTTATGCCAAAGTCCATGTAAAAGGAGAGTGA
- a CDS encoding 3-ketoacyl-ACP reductase, with protein sequence MAQEIKGKIAYVTGAGRGIGRATALQLAREGVHVGLIARTESRLKEVAEEARSYGVQASVAAADISDLEQVEKAVQQLQEELGEADILINNAGIGVYGKFLELEPEEWKRTFEVNVYGTYHVTRAVLPMMKEKNQGDIINISSSSGLKGTAGSTAYSGSKFALQGMMEALMQEVRRDNIRVFTLNPSLVATELALGEDMEGQDKEKYMQPEDLAEYMVSQLKLHPRIFIKQSLQWATNPF encoded by the coding sequence ATGGCTCAAGAAATCAAAGGGAAAATCGCTTATGTGACGGGTGCAGGTCGCGGCATCGGACGGGCGACGGCTTTGCAGCTTGCGAGAGAAGGGGTTCATGTCGGGCTGATTGCTCGGACAGAAAGCCGTCTTAAGGAGGTTGCCGAGGAAGCTCGTTCCTATGGTGTTCAGGCTTCTGTAGCAGCTGCTGATATTTCTGACCTTGAACAAGTTGAAAAAGCGGTCCAACAGTTACAAGAAGAGCTAGGCGAAGCGGACATCCTTATTAATAATGCGGGTATCGGTGTGTACGGGAAATTCCTTGAACTGGAACCTGAGGAATGGAAGCGAACGTTCGAGGTGAATGTTTACGGTACATACCACGTGACGAGAGCAGTCCTGCCGATGATGAAAGAGAAAAACCAAGGCGATATCATCAACATTTCTTCAAGCAGCGGTCTCAAGGGGACAGCCGGCTCCACGGCTTACAGCGGTTCGAAGTTCGCTCTTCAAGGCATGATGGAAGCTTTGATGCAGGAAGTGAGAAGGGACAACATCCGTGTCTTTACGTTGAATCCGAGTCTCGTGGCGACAGAACTTGCTTTAGGGGAAGATATGGAAGGACAGGATAAAGAGAAGTACATGCAGCCGGAGGACCTTGCTGAATACATGGTTTCTCAATTGAAATTACACCCCCGTATCTTCATTAAGCAGTCGCTTCAATGGGCGACCAATCCTTTCTAA
- a CDS encoding GNAT family N-acetyltransferase: MVSLQKVQVTEEPKLHNLMQFYIYEFSRYIPEIRLENNGSYKPFDLGKYWTNDQYHAYFILLDDELIGFALIESATNSTPNSIQEYFIMTKHSGKGYGKVIAKELFEMFPGEWEITQIENNERAHAFWKGVIDEVSGGDFMERYKDGVYVQSFNT, translated from the coding sequence ATGGTTTCTTTGCAGAAGGTTCAAGTGACTGAAGAACCGAAATTACATAACCTAATGCAATTTTACATTTATGAATTTAGCAGATATATACCGGAAATAAGGTTAGAAAATAACGGATCTTACAAACCGTTTGATTTAGGAAAGTATTGGACTAACGATCAATATCACGCTTATTTTATTTTGTTAGACGATGAATTGATTGGATTTGCGCTTATAGAAAGTGCTACTAATTCTACTCCTAATTCAATTCAAGAGTACTTTATCATGACTAAGCATAGTGGGAAGGGTTATGGGAAAGTGATAGCCAAAGAACTGTTCGAGATGTTCCCAGGTGAATGGGAGATTACCCAGATAGAAAATAATGAACGTGCACATGCTTTTTGGAAAGGAGTGATTGACGAAGTAAGTGGAGGCGATTTCATGGAGCGTTATAAGGACGGAGTTTATGTCCAGTCATTTAATACATAG